The genomic window TCACTTCAAAAGATTTCCAGACGGCCCATGGCGGCTACGACCCGACTTACGCCAACGAGAATCCCAACCGCGTGCTGCCGGTGGATGTTATGCGCGACCTGGAAAAGGAAGGAGTCGTAGGAAAGCTGCACAGGTACTATTACGCCACAGTGGGCAACGGCACCTCGGTAGCCAGTGCCAGAAGGTTTGCCCAGACTATAGCAAGAGAACTAATAGCCGACGGAGTCCAGGCGGTTATACTCACATCTACCTGAGGCACCTGCACTCGTTGCGGCGCAACGATGGTAAAGGAACTGGAAAGGGCAGGGCTTCCTACAGTGCATGTGTGCACCATAGTCCCTATATCCCTCACGGTAGGTGCCAACCGCATTGTGCCGGCGGTGGCAATACCACATCCTCTGGGGAATCCGGCCCTGAACCACGAACAGGAAAAAGAACTCCGCCGGAGCCTCATAATGAAAGCACTCCATGCACTTAAGACCGATGTGGATAAACAGACGGTGTTTGAAGAAGCTGTTCCAGAAAAGGAAGCTGTTACTCTAAAGTGAAATAAAGGTAACCGGCTAAAAGCCGGTTATCTATATTCGAACTTCAAACATTGAAAGGAGGTTTTTTGCTTGACCTTTCCCGTCATATCCGGTTCAAGTTACATCATGGTGCATACCCCAAACATCATGATGGCTGCCGGCACCACACAGCTCCTTGAAAAACAAAACGAGAAATCCGAATACTATCGCCGGGCTCCGGCACACATCAGAAGCTACGAAGACGCCGTAGCCTATGCCCCAAATCAGGCATACATAGGAAGACTGAAGCCCGATGATTTGAAAAATATAAAAAGACCCTGGTATGAAAATCCCCTGCCCGGTGCCGAGCGCTTCGGACCTTATGGGGAGATAATGCCCGAAGATGAATTTTACGGCCTTATGGCTATGGCGGACGCCTTTGACCTGGTGATGCTGGAAAAGGGCTTTGCCCTGGAAATAAAGCAGAAATTATCGGCACACCCTCTGATGACCGATCAGGATCTTGCCCGTATAAAAACCGGCACCGATATGGAAACCATAAGGCAACTTTTGGGACAGGGTGCCATAGAGCTTACATACCACGGCCATACGGTAGGCTGTATAAAAAAAGCTCATGATGTGGATGAAAACCTGTCTGCCCATACAATGCTCGAAAACATTGCCACAAAGGCTTCGGCTGTCCTAGCATTAAGGCACCTGATCAAAAATGCAGGCATATCTCCCTGGGGTATAGACTACATCATAGAATGTTCCGAAGAAGCCTGCGGAGACATGAATCAGAGGGGCGGAGGCAATTTTGCAAAGGCTGTTGGCGAAGTGGCCGGATGCGTAAATGCCACGGGGGCCGATATCAGGGGATTTTGCGCCGGGCCGTCCCACGCCCTGGTGAATGCCGCAGCTCTTGTATCTGCGGGCATCTTCAAAAATGTGGCGGTGGTGGCGGGGGGTGCAGTGGCCAAGCTTGGTATGAATGGCCGCGATCATGTAAACAAGGGCATGCCCCTGCTGGAAGACATGCTGGGAAGTTTTGGTATACTGGTAACGGCCAATGACGGTAAAAATCCCGTGATCAGAACGAATTCCATAGGGAGACATACCATCGGCTCCGGTGCTTCACCCCAGGCGGTCATCCAATCCATCGTCTACGACCCACTGGAAAGACTCGGCCTCAAGGCTACGGATGTGGATAAATTTGCCCCCGAGCTCCAGAACCCGGAAATTACAGAACCTGCCGGAGCCGGAGATGTGCCCAAAGCAAACTTCAAGATGATTGCGGCATTGGCGGTAAGAAGGGGCGAGATAGAAAAGGCAGCCATGGAAACATTTATAGAAGAACATGGTATGCCGGGCTTTGCACCCACTCAGGGCCATATCCCTTCCGGAGTACCTTTCATCGGTCACGCCAAAGAACTTATACTTTCCGGTAAAATGACAAGGACCATGATCATTGGCAAGGGCAGCCTCTTTTTGGGCCGTATGACCAACCTCTTTGACGGCATATCCTTTATAATTGAGAAAAACCCCGGAATTATTCCGGAAGAAAAACCCGCAGCAGAGAACGTAAAAGAACCGGCAAAGGCCACTGAATCAAAAGATATTTCCATATACCTGGCAGAAGCCTTCAGGGAATTTGCCGATTACCTCAGGGCAAGGGGGAAGGGCGATGGCACTTGATAGAGCGGAACTTTTCTACCACCTGGCTGACGCCCTGGAAGGCAAACGTAAGAAAATAAAGATTGGAATTACCGTTTCAGGTGGGGAACACCCTCCCGAAATGCTTCTTTTCGCGGCCCGGAAAGCACAGGACTTGCTGGACGGTGTGGAGGTTATCGCCCTGGGTCCCGCCGAAACCCTTGCAAAAGAAAGCCTGAAAGGCGTTCCGGCAGATTGCCTGGCGGATGCACATAGATTAATGGAAAAAATGCTGGATGATGGCGAGCTCGACGCCGCTGTGACCATGCACTATAACTTCCCCCTCGGAATTTCCACGGTGGGAAGGGTTGTCACCCCCGGAAAGGGCCGGCCTATGTATATAGCCACCACCACCGGCAGCGCCGCCGCCGGAAGGGTGGAGGCCATGGTAAAAAACGCCATATACGGTATAATTGCCGCCAGAGCCGCCGGCGATGAAAATCCCTCTCTGGGAATCCTGAACCTGGACGGCGCCCGGCAGGCGGAGCGCCTGTTGAAAGCCATAAAAGACAGAGGTTATGATATAAATTTTGCCGAGTCTCTAAGGGCCGACGGCGGCTGTATCATGAGGGGGAACGACCTTCTGGCCGGCTCCTGCGACATCATGGTCACCGACACCCTCACGGGCAACCTTCTCATGAAAATATTTTCCGCCTACACCACCGGCGGAGACTATGAGGCTTCGGGCTGGGGCTACGGTCCCGGCATTGGAGAAAATGCAAGCAGGATAATCCTGATTTTGTCCCGGGCTTCAGGAGCACCGGTCATGGAGGGGGCCATAAGATATGCAGTGGAAATGGTCCGGGGAAATCTCCTGGAAAAGACCAGAGAGGAATTTGTGAAGCTTAAGGCCCTGGGGTTTGACGAGATTTTAAAAGGTACCGCCGAAGGCGCCCCGGCCGGCCAGGATTCTTTGCCCGGAGCGGGGAAAACCAGTGCAATGCCGTGGAAAAGCGGATTGTCTGTTTCCCCTCCGCCAAAAAAAGCCGTCACCGAAGAGATAAGCGGCATAGATGTGCTTCAAATGGAAGAAGCGGCAAATACCCTATGGAAAAGCAACATATACGCCGAAACCGGCATGGGCTGCACAGGGCCGGTTATCCTGGTGGCCGGCGAGGATTTAAAACAGGCTGTGCATATACTAAAAGCAGAGGGGTATCTATAAAATTAAAGTTCCTGAAAGTTTTATGGCTGTTGACAAAGCTGGTCAACAGCTTTTTTGTTAAAACTTACAAAAAAGAAAGTATGTAAAAATCCGTCGGGAAAGCCAATCAGCAAAGCATGATGTAAAGTACTCCAGAATTTTATTTTAAAAAAACCCCAAAAATATAAAATTTATATCGAATATTATAATATAAAGTTATTGGAAAAATAAATTTCCTTTTTATTCCAATAATAATAAAAACGACATTGAAAAATCAAATTTTCGTAGGGGGTTTCAATATTGACTAAAGAACAGACATACCAGTATTTCCTTGAGTTAATTAATAAAATTCCCAACAGAGAAAAGTATAGTGATGATGATTTAATACAAAATAACCTGGCTTATTTTATTGACAGGTATTATAATTCGCCGAACTGGGCTTATATGCAGGAGGAAGTGGAAAATCTATTAAAAAAAGGGGATTTAGTGGGACTGAGTTTTTATATCTTTAAAGCAATACAAAAATATAGGCAGACCCTTTTAAAATAAATTTTATTAAAGAATAATTTTTCTTCCTCCCTGAAATAGATCATCCGGGTGATGACACTTTTTTAGTGTTTTCACCCGTTTTTTTTAATCCTTAAATGTTCAAGGCTGATGGCTGCAATGAATATAATTTTTCGGTAACCTCTTCATGTCCTCTGGAATAATATAAAGAAGGTTAAGTTTTAAAATCTTTATAAATGTTAAAGGAGTGATGGTGTTGAAGCGGTTGGCGTGGGTATTGGTGTTTGTGATGCTGTTTTCCATCCTGGCGGCGGGATGCGGTCAGCAGGCTGTTAAGCAAGAACCCAAACAGTCGGAAAAACAGCAGACTGTACAGGAGGCTTCAAAGCAAGAAGCCGCTGAACCACAACAAAAAACAGAACTTGCACCTCTGTCGCCGACGGTAAAAGTGACGGTGGGCATGAAGCAGGTGGTTTCAGATGCCGGGGTCCTCATCGGCATGGCCAGGGGGTATTACAAAGACATGGGCATAGAGATTGAACCGGTGCAATTCAATACCGGTCAGGACATGATAAACGCTCTGGGGGCCGGGCAGCTGGATGTGGGCTGCACCGTAACCGCAGCGGGGCTTTTCAATGCCATGCTGAGGGGTATCCCCATCAAGATTGTAGCTGATAAGGGCATAAATGTAGCAGGTAAGGGATATTACAGGCTGATGATCAGAAAGGATTTAGTAGATGAAATCAAGGACTTCAAAGATCTCAATGGAAGGAAACTGGCTGTGGTGGGCACCGCATCACTGGATGAGATCGCTCTGGACCGGGTACTCAACCAGGGAGGCTTGACTACAAAAGATGTGGATCTTCAGGTCATAAGGGCATTTCCGGATATAGTGGCGGCCATGAGCAACAAGAGCATCGACGGCGGCATGGTAATAGAACCCTTTGTGACGGCAGCTATTTCAAAAAATATTGCAGACCCCTGGAAAGACCCTGCGGAATATGACCCCGATGCGCAAACTGCTCTGCTGGTCTATGGGAAGAGCATGCTGGAGAGGCCCGAAGTGGCGAAACGATTCATGGTGGCATACGTAAAATCCCTCAGGGATTACAATGACGCCTTTTTCAAGAATAAAAACCGGGATGAGGTCATATCTATTCTTGCCCAATATTCGGTGGTAAAAGACAAGGAACTTTACAAGAAGATGTATCCTGTGGGACTGAATCCTGATGGATATGTGAGGATGAAGGGTATCCAGATGGACCTGGACTGGTATAAACAGAGGGACCTATTAAAGGGCGACCTGAAGGCCGAAGATGTGGTGGACAACAGCTTCTGTGATTTTGCGGTACAGGTCCTGGGCAAGTATGAAAAGTGAGCAAATTAATGGCCGAAAACCGTATATGGTTTTCGGCCATTAACTAGAGGGGAGTGACATCACGATGAGCATGATGGAAGAAAGAATCCGCAAGACCTTCGGGCGTATAATAATAAAAGAAGAAAAGGGAGAAATTAAAAGCAAAGCATGGGCAAGTAGAGGGTTTCTGTTAAAAGTCCTGGCCTTTTTGTCTCCTTCCCTGCTTCTCATTTTATGGGAGATTCTGGCGAGATTTAACATGATTGATGTCAGGCTGTTTTCCAGTCCTTCCAGGATATTTGCCACGCTGGTCCCCATGTTATACTCGGGAGAACTGCTCTACCACACTCTGGTCAGCACCCAGAGAATCGTTTTAGGATTTCTGGCAGGAGCGTTTCCCGGCGTGATACTGGGGCTTTCCATGGGGCTATTTCCCCCGGTGAGAGCAAGCCTGATGCCCATGGTGGCGGCAACCTTTCCCATCCCCAAACTGGCCATTATGCCACTTATTCTCATCATCTTTGGCCTGGGCGAGGCATCCAAAGTCTTCACCATTGCCATAGGCGTGTTTTACCTGGTATTGATAAATACCATGGCAGGGGTTTTGAATATAGATGATATATATCTGGATGTGGCTAAAAATTTTGGAGCCAGCCGCTTCCAGTTTTACACCACCGTGGCGCTGCCCGGAGCACTGCCCATGATATTTGCAGGTTTCAAGCTGGGGATGGGCACTGCGCTTCTGCTCATAGTTGCTGCGGAACTTTCGGCGGCAAAGGCCGGCGTGGGATGGATGGTGTGGAGGGCTTATGACATGTTCGACATTGAAAAGATGTTTGTGGCCCTGATAACCATGGCCTTTCTGGGATATGTGTTTTCTTACCTGCTTGACCTCATAGAAAGGATTGTGATACCGTGGAAGAGCGAAAAGAGTTGAAAGATATGTATCCCACCGAGGCCATACTAACTGAAAACCTGACAAAAATATTCAATTCTCGCAACGGCAGCGTTACTGCCCTGGCGGATATAAACCTATCCGTTAAAGATGGAGAATTTCTGTGCATTGTGGGACCCAGCGGTTGTGGGAAAACTACATTCCTAAGGATACTGGCGGGCCTTGAAAAACAGACTTCCGGCAGGGTTTACATGCGGTCCAAAAATCCCGAAAAGCCCCTCACATCCATGGTTTTTCAGGGGGATTCTGTATTTCCCTGGATGACCGTCACGGAAAACGTGGCTTACGGTCTCAGAATAAAAGGCGTGCCCGTTAAGGAACGAAGAGAAACAGCGGCCCGGTATCTGAAGATGATGGGGCTTTCCAAATTTGCCCATGCTTTTCCCTATCAGCTTTCGGGAGGCATGAAACAGAGGATAAATGTGGCCAGGGCTTTTGTGAGCGACCCCGAAATACTCCTCATGGATGAGCCCTTCGGGGCTCTGGATGAGCAAAACCGCTTGATACTGCAGCAGGAACTTTTAAAGATATGGGAAGGCAGCGGCAAAACTTCCCTTTTCATAACTCACAGCATAGACGAAGCCCTTATCCTGGGCGACCGGGTGATGGTAATGACGGCCCACCCAGGAAAAATAAAAGCCATAGTGGATGTGAATATTGAAAGGCCCCGGGATATTCTTTCATTGCGGTCATCACCTAGATTTGCGGCACTATACCGGGATATATGGCATCTTCTTCAGGAAGAGGTCATGAAGGCTAGCGCCCGAGAATTAGCGATATGATGGATATAGAATTAACAAAAGGAGAGATGATTTTGGAGATATTATCCAACATAGTGCTCGCTATAGCCGTAAGTGTTGATGGTTTTTCCATAGGTATAATCTATGGTATGAAAGGTATAAGGATACCCTGGTTTTCCCAGTTCATCATTGCTCTTGCCACATCGGTAGCCCTTTCAGTGGCCATGGTTTTCGGGAAAGCTATGGAAGCCTTCTTGAATCCCAGCGTTGCACGGTTTATAGGCGTTGCTATTTTGCTTGCCATCGGCATATGGTCCATGATGGAGGCGGTAAAAAGGAGCGGTTCATCCGGTCAAGACCGGATGAAGACCATTGCTGCTTTGAAAATCAAGCCTCTGGGACTGGTTGTTATGATCTTGAGAGAACCCGCCATAGCTGATAGAGACATATCCGGTGTGATAGACCCAAGAGAGGCATTTCTGCTGGGGACCGCTCTGGCCATGGATGCCTTTGGTGCCGGAATTGGAGCTGCCGCAGCAGGATTTAATGTGGTACTCACAATTACTCTTGTAACAATAATGAGTGTCTTGTTTTTGTCTGCCGGGCTTTACACCGGAGCAAAGAGGATACCCGGTATGGAAAACGGTTGGGCAAAGTTTTTGCCAGGGGGGCTGCTTTTTGCCCTGGCGGTAACAAAAGCATTACACAGATAGTGGTAGTCGGATGAGAAATCCGACTTTTTTTGATTTTAAAATTTGATATAATATATTGTGTCGACGATTAATGACATGGAGGTAGCAACTTGCATTTGAAAAGTTATTATAGGGATATACTCATTACAGCAGGCCTTACCTCCTTGATTGGAGAAGTGTATTTTTATCCCTTCGGCACGGAATTCCGCTTTACTGCCGGAGTTATTGCCATCTCATTTTTGATGCTCTATTTTTCACATATTCCCGAGCTTATGTTAATACCCATTTCTGGGGTAGCCGTATCTGCCTTTAGGATTTTTTTAAGTATTGTTGTACGCCATACGTCATTTGTTACGGCTTTGAATTTACATTATCCCGCTTTCTTTTTCTACCTGGCCTACGCCGTGTTTCTTAAGACGGGTAAAATAAAAAACCTATTGAATGCTCCGGTCAATTTCATTTCAGTAATGGCTCTGGCTGATGTGGGAGCCAACTTTGTAGAGCTCTTCATAAGGCATGAGATGAGCCTTGATTATTTTCAGGATATATTTACAATGGTCATTGGGGTGGGCTTGCTCAGGAGCATCATCACCTTTAGCCTGTACTGGCTAATTGAGCGGTACAGACTTTTGATAGTTAAAGAAGAACATCAAAAAAGATATGCTGAACTTCTCCAGCTTGTGGCGGAATTGAAGGCAGAACTATTTTACATCAAAAAATCTACCTGGGACCTGGAAGACGCCATGAAAGAAGGATATGAAATTTACCGTATTTTGAGCACCGGCAGCGAAAGCCGGAATTCGGAGAAAATAGGCAAAAGGGCGTTAAATCTTGCCAAAGATATTCATGAGATAAAAAAAGATTACCTGAGGATTATTTCGGGGTTGGGGGAGCTTTTGCCCGAGGAGAATCTGGAAGGCATGAGGCTTTCTGCCATTATCTCCATCATTAAAGCCAATACCGAGCGCTTATTGAAAATGTCGGGCAAAAATGTTAGAATCCATGTATTTATTGAAAGCGATCCGGTAGTCAAAAAGTATTTTTCTATATTTTCCATAATAAATAATCTTGTATCAAATGCTCTTGATGCTATTGAAAACAAAAATGGCTTTATACAGATAAAAACATGTATTGACAGCGACTGGGTACAAATCACCGTTGAGGACAATGGCAAGGGCATAAATCCCAAAGACCTGCCATATATTTTTGAACCGGGATTTTCCACGAAATTTTATGAAGATGGCTCCATTTCCACGGGGTTGGGCCTCACTCATGTAAAAAACCTGGTGGAAGATGCAGGGGGAAAAATATCGGTGGACTCCATCGAAGGAAAGGGTACCATATTTAAAGTCATGCTGCCGGCAACCGTAGTTTTTGACATAGGAGGTTAGAATACTGCATGTCTTTTAGACTGGTGATAGTTGATGATGACAGGGCTGTCAGGCGTATTCTTTCGGGGATTATAGAAAATAATGGGCTTGGAGAAGTGGTGGGAGAAGCGGAAGATGGGGAGGAAGCTGAGAAAAAAATAATTTCATTAAAACCCGACATTGTTCTCATGGACCTTCTTCTTCCCGGTAAAGATGGCATAGAGGTTATCCGCACTCTTCGGCAAAGGCAGGCAAAAATCCACTTTATAATGATTTCGCAGGTGGAAAACCAGGAAATGATTTCCCGTGCATACAAAAATGGTATAGAATTTTTTATTCACAAACCTATCAATGCCATAGAAACCGTGAATGTTATCTCGAAGGTAGAGGAAATAATCAATCTCAGGGCTACCTTTGATATGATCAAAACTACGGTAATCAACATGTCTGGTGAGGACAGACCAGAAAAACAGGCGTACAAAGGCATGTCCAAAATCAGCTATTTTCTGGCCGATATGGGCATACTGGGTGAAGCGGGAAGTGAAGATATTAGGGTCATTATTGAAAATTACGATAAAGTCAGGCAAAAAATGAACAACCTGCAGGATGTTTACCAGTTCTTAAAAGAATACTATGAGAACGAAGATAAAAGGAAGTCTACCGACATTAAAGCCATAGAGATGAGGATACGGAGGGCTATAGGCAAAGCCCTGCGGAATGTGGCTTCCCTGGGTATCGAAGATTATGACAATGACCAGTTTTTAAGGTTTTCGACTACCCTTTTTGAGTTCTCCGAGGTAAAAAAAGAAATGGATTTTTTAAGAGGCAAGGTTGCCTCGGGAGGAAAAATTAATATAAAGAAATTTTTAGAAGGCAGCGCCCTTTTATGTGAAATGAACAGCGGCAGATAGTGGATGGTCCACTACCTGCCGCTTTAATCAAATGCAAGAAAGTGGGAGCTATTTAGTTTTATTAACGGCGGGCTTTAAAGCTTTAACTTTTGATAATTTTTGCCTCTGGATTAAAAATCCTACAACCAGCAGCACCGCACCGATAAGGTCCGTCTTTATGCCGGGCGTTACCAGCAGTATACCGCCGATAAAAAATATAACCCGCTCTATCCATGATTCATCTGTAATCAGGAATCCAGCCACTGCCGAGCCAACGCCAATAATACCTATGACCGAAGTGATGGCGATCTCGACTATATCCAGCGCATGGACATTTATGAGCAGCAACGCAGGATTGTATACGAAAATATATGGCACAAGAAAGGCTGCCACGGCCAGCTTGGAAGCATTGATTCCCGTCCTGAGAGGGTTTGCCTTGGCAATACCCGCTCCAGCAAAAGCCGCCAGAGCTACCGGAGGCGTCACATCGGCGATGATGCCGAAATAAAAGGCGAACATATGGGCCGCCAGCACCGGAACTTTCATCATCAAGAGGGCAGGGGCTGCTATGGTGGAGGTGATAACATAGTTAGCCGTAGTTGGCACGCCCATCCCCAGGATGAGGGATGTAATCATGGTGAAAAATAGAGTCAGGAATAGGTTTCCATTTGCCATGCTCACCAGAGTGCTTCCCATTTTGAGTCCCAGACCGGTCTGGGTCACAACACCTATTATGATGCCCGCACAGGCGGTGGCCGCTATAACTCCCAATGCACCCCTTGCTCCCTGCTCAAGACCCTTCACTATATCTGTAAAACTTATTCTTGTGTTTTTTCTGAGCATGGAGCAGCCGATGGAAAGAACTATGGCATAAAGGGCTGCTTTCATGGGGGTATATCCGGTGACCAGCAGATACACTATGGCTATCAGAGGTATAAAAAGGTGACCCCTTTCCATAAGGATTTTCTTTATTTTTGGCAGTTCTTCCCGATTTAAGCCCCGAAGCCCCAGCCGCTTGGCTTCCAGATGCACTCCTGTCCAGACTCCGAAATAGTATAGAAGGGCTGGAATAACAGCTGCGCCTATGATTCTGACATAGGGTATCTGGGTAAATTCAGCCATCAGGAATGCTGCTGCACCCATGATAGGCGGCATAAGCTGCCCACCGGTGGAAGCGGTGGCTTCCACGGCTCCTGCAAATTCGGGTTTATATCCAAGGCTTTTCATCATGGGAATGGTGAAACTGCCGGTTCCCACAACATTGGCGACGGAACTTCCGGAAACGGTGCCCATAAGGCCGCTGGAAAGCACTGCCACCTTGGCGGGGCCGCCGGAAGCCCAGCCTGCCACAGCATTGGCCAGGTCAATGAAGAACTGCCCCATACCTGTTTTTTCAAGATATGCTCCAAAAAGTATAAAGAGAAATATAAATGTTGAGGATACACCTATGGGTATTCCAAAAATACCCTCTGTGGTATAAAACAGATGCTGCACAAGGCTGGAAAGATCAACTCCCCTGTGGGCGAGCTGTCCCGGGATATAGGGTCCGAGCAGTGCATAAACCAGGAACAGGCAGGCGATGGTTACCATAGGCCAGCCCACGACGCGCCTGGCAGCTTCCAGCACCAGCAACACCGCAATCAATCCTATAATATAATCCACTGTATTAACCGTGCCGGCCCTCAAGACCAGCTGTTTATAAAACACCACTATATACAGGGGAGCCGCTGCACCCATAATAGCAAATATCACATCCACAGGGTGGATTTTATCCCTCGACCAGCTGGACCTTGCCGGGTACAGAAGAAAAATCAAACTTAAACCGAAGGCAATGTGTATGGAACGCTGAATCATGGCGTCCAGCACTCCAAAAGCCGCAGTATAAAGCTGAAACAGGGAAAAGGTAATGGCAATGGCTGCGACTATCCTGGCGGAAAATCCTGTCAGCCTGCGGTAATCGGATTCCTTGTCAAATTTTCTGAGAATCTCTTCATTTTCAGCCACGGCTTTCTGATAATTTTCGGCCATCTTTCTGCTCCTTTCTCCATAGATTTTTTATTGACCATCTATCGGTAGCGCTTATAATCATCAGATCTTCGGGTTTTACAAAGACGGTAAGAGGATAAACTTTGCCGCCGATATTTATCTCATGTTTAGGGATTGGTGAAACCCTTATGGGTATTGAATCAAAATCCCTGGTAAACTTAAGGTCAAACTCACCCTCATCATTGCTAAATTTGCTGTTCACTTCATTAAAAGGAAGACCCACACCGAGAGAATAGTATTTGGTTTCCCTCAACGTCAATTTATTATTGTCTTCAATATAAAAAATCTCATATACCGGTGTTTTTTGTACCGAGTGAATAAAACTCAACACAAATTTTCTTTCCGGAACCGGTATTACCTTCTGCGTGTTTTGCTCCACATCCCTGATCACCAGGGCTTTTTCTCTGACAACACGGTAGCTGGAAAAAAATAATCCCAGCAGCATTATAAAGACCAGTATGAATATTTCAATTTTCGGTTTCATAAAATCTGAGCATTGGATTAACTCCAATGCTCAGCAACCCCCTTCAGGTTGTGATTATTTCTTTTCCTTGAAGTATTTTTCCGCTCCCGGATGAAGCGTTATTGACATACCCTGCTGGCCGTTCTCGGGCTTAATCATTTTGCCCGCGGCATGAGCGGCTGCTATTCTATCAAGGTGCTCATACATTGTCTTTACAAGGTTGTATGCGGTGTCTTCATCCATCTTTGAGCTTACTGCCAGCATAGACATAACTGACACGGCCTTCACGTCATCTGTCTGACCGTTGTAAGTGTTGGCAGGTATAACGGTCTTTGTGTAGAAAGGATACTGTTTTATAATTTTATCGGCTAGTGTGTCATCGACAGGGATGAGTTTTATTTTATGCTGGGCTGAGATGTCCTGCACGGCTGCGGTGGGGAATCCTGCCGTCAGGAAAGCGGCGTCGATGTTGCCGTCTTTTAAGTTATTGGCAGCTTCAGAGAAGGAAAGATACTGAACATTGATATCGTTATAAGTTATACCGGCGGCTGCCAGTATCTGGCGAGCATTGGCTTCAGTCCCGCTTCCTGCAGCGCCCACGGCCACTTTTTTACCCTTTAGGTCTTCCACAGTATTAATACCTTTGCTTTCCAGTGCA from Biomaibacter acetigenes includes these protein-coding regions:
- the ytaF gene encoding sporulation membrane protein YtaF, whose product is MEILSNIVLAIAVSVDGFSIGIIYGMKGIRIPWFSQFIIALATSVALSVAMVFGKAMEAFLNPSVARFIGVAILLAIGIWSMMEAVKRSGSSGQDRMKTIAALKIKPLGLVVMILREPAIADRDISGVIDPREAFLLGTALAMDAFGAGIGAAAAGFNVVLTITLVTIMSVLFLSAGLYTGAKRIPGMENGWAKFLPGGLLFALAVTKALHR
- a CDS encoding sensor histidine kinase yields the protein MHLKSYYRDILITAGLTSLIGEVYFYPFGTEFRFTAGVIAISFLMLYFSHIPELMLIPISGVAVSAFRIFLSIVVRHTSFVTALNLHYPAFFFYLAYAVFLKTGKIKNLLNAPVNFISVMALADVGANFVELFIRHEMSLDYFQDIFTMVIGVGLLRSIITFSLYWLIERYRLLIVKEEHQKRYAELLQLVAELKAELFYIKKSTWDLEDAMKEGYEIYRILSTGSESRNSEKIGKRALNLAKDIHEIKKDYLRIISGLGELLPEENLEGMRLSAIISIIKANTERLLKMSGKNVRIHVFIESDPVVKKYFSIFSIINNLVSNALDAIENKNGFIQIKTCIDSDWVQITVEDNGKGINPKDLPYIFEPGFSTKFYEDGSISTGLGLTHVKNLVEDAGGKISVDSIEGKGTIFKVMLPATVVFDIGG
- a CDS encoding ABC transporter substrate-binding protein — protein: MVLKRLAWVLVFVMLFSILAAGCGQQAVKQEPKQSEKQQTVQEASKQEAAEPQQKTELAPLSPTVKVTVGMKQVVSDAGVLIGMARGYYKDMGIEIEPVQFNTGQDMINALGAGQLDVGCTVTAAGLFNAMLRGIPIKIVADKGINVAGKGYYRLMIRKDLVDEIKDFKDLNGRKLAVVGTASLDEIALDRVLNQGGLTTKDVDLQVIRAFPDIVAAMSNKSIDGGMVIEPFVTAAISKNIADPWKDPAEYDPDAQTALLVYGKSMLERPEVAKRFMVAYVKSLRDYNDAFFKNKNRDEVISILAQYSVVKDKELYKKMYPVGLNPDGYVRMKGIQMDLDWYKQRDLLKGDLKAEDVVDNSFCDFAVQVLGKYEK
- the grdD gene encoding glycine/sarcosine/betaine reductase complex component C subunit alpha, whose amino-acid sequence is MALDRAELFYHLADALEGKRKKIKIGITVSGGEHPPEMLLFAARKAQDLLDGVEVIALGPAETLAKESLKGVPADCLADAHRLMEKMLDDGELDAAVTMHYNFPLGISTVGRVVTPGKGRPMYIATTTGSAAAGRVEAMVKNAIYGIIAARAAGDENPSLGILNLDGARQAERLLKAIKDRGYDINFAESLRADGGCIMRGNDLLAGSCDIMVTDTLTGNLLMKIFSAYTTGGDYEASGWGYGPGIGENASRIILILSRASGAPVMEGAIRYAVEMVRGNLLEKTREEFVKLKALGFDEILKGTAEGAPAGQDSLPGAGKTSAMPWKSGLSVSPPPKKAVTEEISGIDVLQMEEAANTLWKSNIYAETGMGCTGPVILVAGEDLKQAVHILKAEGYL
- a CDS encoding ABC transporter permease is translated as MSMMEERIRKTFGRIIIKEEKGEIKSKAWASRGFLLKVLAFLSPSLLLILWEILARFNMIDVRLFSSPSRIFATLVPMLYSGELLYHTLVSTQRIVLGFLAGAFPGVILGLSMGLFPPVRASLMPMVAATFPIPKLAIMPLILIIFGLGEASKVFTIAIGVFYLVLINTMAGVLNIDDIYLDVAKNFGASRFQFYTTVALPGALPMIFAGFKLGMGTALLLIVAAELSAAKAGVGWMVWRAYDMFDIEKMFVALITMAFLGYVFSYLLDLIERIVIPWKSEKS
- a CDS encoding ABC transporter ATP-binding protein, whose product is MYPTEAILTENLTKIFNSRNGSVTALADINLSVKDGEFLCIVGPSGCGKTTFLRILAGLEKQTSGRVYMRSKNPEKPLTSMVFQGDSVFPWMTVTENVAYGLRIKGVPVKERRETAARYLKMMGLSKFAHAFPYQLSGGMKQRINVARAFVSDPEILLMDEPFGALDEQNRLILQQELLKIWEGSGKTSLFITHSIDEALILGDRVMVMTAHPGKIKAIVDVNIERPRDILSLRSSPRFAALYRDIWHLLQEEVMKASARELAI
- the grdC gene encoding glycine/sarcosine/betaine reductase complex component C subunit beta, producing MTFPVISGSSYIMVHTPNIMMAAGTTQLLEKQNEKSEYYRRAPAHIRSYEDAVAYAPNQAYIGRLKPDDLKNIKRPWYENPLPGAERFGPYGEIMPEDEFYGLMAMADAFDLVMLEKGFALEIKQKLSAHPLMTDQDLARIKTGTDMETIRQLLGQGAIELTYHGHTVGCIKKAHDVDENLSAHTMLENIATKASAVLALRHLIKNAGISPWGIDYIIECSEEACGDMNQRGGGNFAKAVGEVAGCVNATGADIRGFCAGPSHALVNAAALVSAGIFKNVAVVAGGAVAKLGMNGRDHVNKGMPLLEDMLGSFGILVTANDGKNPVIRTNSIGRHTIGSGASPQAVIQSIVYDPLERLGLKATDVDKFAPELQNPEITEPAGAGDVPKANFKMIAALAVRRGEIEKAAMETFIEEHGMPGFAPTQGHIPSGVPFIGHAKELILSGKMTRTMIIGKGSLFLGRMTNLFDGISFIIEKNPGIIPEEKPAAENVKEPAKATESKDISIYLAEAFREFADYLRARGKGDGT